A genomic region of Rhodanobacter sp. contains the following coding sequences:
- a CDS encoding family 20 glycosylhydrolase encodes MNRLASLSRAGLLFALALLPLHAAAVDAATPSLIPLPAQLELQQGGFVVDADTPVVLADHDASTRQTADYLIDLVGRTRGLHLHLAGDGQAVHAIVLQRDPHAPVTQAGGYALAVTPQGIRVTARDDAGLFHGAVTLAQLLTPDAKQGAVDVHALSIRDWPRFAWRGLMLDSARHFQSVADVEKLIDQMAQHKLDVLHWHLTDDQGWRIQIKRYPELTRIGAWRTPPGAGHDGEPQRYGGFYTQDQIRAVVAYAAVRHVTIVPEIDMPGHAQAAVASYPQIGVTGKRPPVSVDWGVNPWLYNVNDDTFTFIDNVLDEVMALFPSQYIHVGGDEAIKDQWKASPAVQAKMRALGIADEDALQGWFIGRIGQYLEKHGRKLIGWDEILEGDHLPADATVMSWRGTDGAIKAALLGHDVVMSPSPDLYLDHVQSDLADDYAGRLGVESLKDVYGFQAVPGVLNAAQAKHVLGVQANVWTEHMPTFAHVEHAVFPRLDALSEVAWSPAATNDWPGFLARLPAQLERYRAQHVDVADDAFAVKIATDRNLALATGRATVALSNQAGFGTLRYTLDGSAPTPDSPRYDAPFDLRLPATVRAASFAADGSELAAARSRTLSRAALLSLPGTELANCAGSDFRLRLQPTPDAASTQPVYAVNLFDDCQQFPATLMDGVVAIHVDAVRLPRNFALAHEQKLVLAHPYATPFGELVAHADRCDGPVLASMPLPDPAHSPRAFALDAKLPPQHGVHAICLLYAAPLDGPLYAIGRVALKAGP; translated from the coding sequence ATGAACCGCCTTGCCTCGTTGTCCCGCGCCGGCCTGTTGTTCGCGCTCGCCCTGCTGCCCCTGCACGCGGCGGCGGTGGATGCGGCGACGCCTTCCCTGATTCCGCTGCCGGCGCAACTGGAGTTGCAGCAGGGCGGTTTCGTCGTCGATGCGGATACGCCCGTGGTGCTCGCCGACCACGACGCTTCGACGCGGCAGACCGCGGACTACCTGATCGACCTCGTGGGCCGCACGCGCGGCCTGCACCTGCACCTCGCCGGCGATGGCCAGGCCGTGCACGCCATCGTGCTGCAGCGCGACCCGCACGCGCCGGTAACCCAGGCCGGCGGCTATGCGCTGGCCGTCACGCCGCAGGGCATCCGCGTCACCGCGCGCGACGATGCCGGCCTGTTCCACGGTGCGGTCACGCTCGCCCAGCTGCTGACGCCCGACGCGAAGCAGGGCGCGGTGGACGTGCACGCGCTGTCCATCCGCGATTGGCCGCGCTTCGCCTGGCGCGGGCTGATGCTGGATTCCGCGCGCCATTTCCAGAGCGTGGCCGACGTCGAGAAGCTGATCGACCAGATGGCCCAGCACAAGCTCGACGTGCTGCACTGGCACCTCACCGACGACCAGGGCTGGCGCATCCAGATCAAGCGCTATCCCGAGCTGACCAGGATCGGCGCGTGGCGCACCCCGCCCGGTGCCGGCCACGACGGCGAGCCGCAGCGCTACGGCGGCTTCTACACGCAGGACCAGATCCGCGCCGTGGTGGCGTATGCCGCCGTGCGCCACGTCACCATCGTGCCGGAGATCGACATGCCCGGCCATGCGCAGGCCGCGGTGGCGTCGTACCCGCAGATCGGCGTGACCGGAAAGCGCCCGCCGGTGTCCGTCGACTGGGGCGTGAACCCCTGGCTGTACAACGTCAACGACGACACCTTCACCTTCATCGACAACGTACTCGACGAGGTGATGGCGCTGTTCCCGTCGCAATACATCCACGTGGGCGGCGACGAGGCGATCAAGGACCAGTGGAAGGCCTCGCCCGCGGTGCAGGCGAAGATGCGCGCGCTCGGCATCGCCGACGAGGATGCGCTGCAAGGCTGGTTCATCGGCCGCATCGGCCAGTACCTCGAAAAGCACGGCCGCAAGCTGATCGGCTGGGACGAGATCCTGGAAGGCGACCACCTGCCGGCCGATGCCACCGTGATGTCGTGGCGCGGCACCGACGGCGCGATCAAGGCGGCGCTGCTCGGCCACGACGTGGTGATGTCGCCCTCGCCGGACCTCTATCTCGACCACGTGCAGAGCGATCTCGCCGACGACTACGCCGGCCGCCTCGGCGTGGAATCGCTGAAGGACGTCTACGGCTTCCAGGCCGTGCCCGGCGTGCTCAATGCCGCGCAGGCGAAGCACGTGCTGGGCGTGCAGGCCAACGTGTGGACCGAGCACATGCCCACGTTCGCGCACGTGGAGCACGCGGTGTTCCCGCGCCTCGACGCATTGAGCGAGGTGGCGTGGTCGCCCGCGGCCACGAACGACTGGCCGGGCTTCCTCGCGCGCCTGCCCGCGCAGCTGGAGCGCTACCGCGCGCAGCACGTCGATGTGGCCGACGATGCTTTTGCGGTGAAGATCGCCACTGACCGCAATCTGGCGCTGGCCACAGGCAGGGCCACGGTCGCGCTGTCGAACCAGGCCGGTTTCGGCACCCTTCGCTACACGCTGGACGGCAGCGCGCCCACGCCGGACTCGCCGCGCTACGACGCGCCGTTCGACCTGCGCCTGCCGGCCACCGTGCGCGCCGCCAGCTTCGCCGCCGATGGCAGCGAGCTTGCCGCGGCACGCAGCCGCACGCTGTCCCGCGCTGCCCTGCTCAGCCTGCCCGGCACCGAGCTGGCCAACTGCGCCGGCAGCGACTTCCGCCTGCGCCTGCAGCCCACGCCCGATGCCGCCAGCACGCAGCCGGTCTACGCGGTGAACCTCTTCGACGACTGCCAGCAGTTCCCCGCCACGCTGATGGACGGCGTGGTTGCGATCCACGTCGACGCGGTGCGCTTGCCGCGCAACTTCGCGCTGGCGCACGAGCAGAAACTGGTGCTGGCGCATCCGTACGCCACGCCCTTCGGCGAGCTGGTGGCGCACGCCGACCGCTGCGACGGTCCGGTGCTCGCCAGCATGCCGTTGCCCGATCCCGCGCACAGCCCGCGCGCGTTCGCGCTGGACGCGAAGCTGCCGCCGCAGCATGGCGTGCATGCGATCTGCCTGCTCTACGCCGCGCCGTTGGACGGGCCGCTGTATGCGATCGGCCGCGTCGCGCTGAAGGCCGGGCCGTAG